A single region of the Lonchura striata isolate bLonStr1 chromosome 19, bLonStr1.mat, whole genome shotgun sequence genome encodes:
- the COPRS gene encoding coordinator of PRMT5 and differentiation stimulator has product MAAASGAANSEGEQLPNKTETMIGKPRKECFLQNIPNVPDGKSEESESASTSPNEDDVSGSTNEGWYNIYADLDVWDSEVSNVPESSGQQDASEHEVEDWDKELEESTCGPYDADDLSCGSFEENNLFGSYVWKEDWFYNPGCHHAPCFVFPPRVRAVEKGQFDDADE; this is encoded by the exons ATGGCTGCCGCCTCTGGGGCTGCAAACTCTGAGGGGGAACAGCTTCCTAATAAGACAGAAACCATGATCGGGAAGCCCAGAAAAG AATGTTTTCTGCAGAATATTCCAAATGTTCCTGATGGCAAGTCTGAAGAAAGTGAATCTGCTTCTACCTCCCCCAATGAAGATGATGTCAGTGGCTCTACTAATGAGGGCTGGTACAATATATATGCTGACCTGGATGTGTGGGATAGTGAAGTTTCTAATGTGCCTGAGTCTTCAGGGCAGCAGGATGCATCTGAGCATGAGGTGGAGGACTGGGATAAAGAATTGGAGGAGTCTACATGTGGTCCTTACG ATGCTGACGATCTCTCCTGTGGAAGCTTTGAGGAAAATAATCTTTTCGGCTCATATGTATGGAAGGAGGATTGGTTTTACAACCCAGGCTGTCACCACGCACCGTGCTTTGTTTTTCCACCGCGAGTTAGAGCAGTTGAGAAGGGCCAGTTTGATGATGCTGATGAATGA
- the UTP6 gene encoding U3 small nucleolar RNA-associated protein 6 homolog has product MAERVEQRLEDRIPELEQLERVGLFTHKEIRAVLRKASALEYKIQRRALRKEDFINYIQYEVNLLELIKKRRARIGYSFKKDEIEHSILHRVHSLFNRATGKWKDDVQLWLSHVAFCKQWNAKHQLSKVFSTMLAIHSNKPALWIMAAKWEMETRLSSESARHLFLRALRFHPECPKLYQEYFRMELMHAEKQRKEKKEFEQAKMDLGEFNYSEEILNGEMARIVYRDASQKIKGVEFQLAVLSIAKLFDFTQDLQKEILESLQARYADDPLTWDYMARRELELGSLQPTEHTTKQKKVSEMAQREERCCAVFDEAVGTVPTEDMWKCYITFCLERYNRKTNSEELKQKRLERTLSVFSKAHESNLLSEALYKQWLQLLLDSSLSEKAVEVAEAATRQFSQSVETWQMRLRVLIQLKSDDVTQCFEEAIKHVKSKGTLPLWTLWVEWSESTNSKEDTEALYQRSLRATTPAESVTMKERYLDWTYRNSGYKKVKRLFTSLCEDRPFSLDFFRKMIQIEKEQESCRMLHLREYYERALREFGSTNTDLWLDYIKEELSHPQGKPENCGSIHWRAMKMLQGDLVEDFVSKYTLLQTGHL; this is encoded by the exons ATGGCAGAGCGCGTCGAGCAGCGGCTGGAGGATCGCATCCCGGAGCTCGAGCAGCTGGAGCGGGTCGGGCTCTTCACGCACAAGGAGATCCg GGCTGTCCTGAGGAAAGCTTCGGCTCTGGAGTACAAAATCCAGCGGAGAGCGCTGCGGAAGGAGGATTTCATTAATTACATCCAG TATGAAGTTAATCTGCTGGAACTGATCAAGAAAAGAAGAGCA cGCATTGGATATTCCTTTAAGAAGGATGAAATTGAGCACTCTATTCTGCATAGAGTCCACAGCCTATTCAACCGAGCTACTGGGAAATGGAAA GATGATGTCCAACTCTGGCTTTCCCATGTTGCATTTTGCAAGCAGTGG AATGCAAAACATCAACTCAGTAAGGTGTTTTCTACCATGTTGGCCATTCATTCCAATAAACCAG CACTGTGGATTATGGCAGCAAAGTGGGAAATGGAGACACGACTGTCATCAGAAAGTGCCAGGCACTTGTTCCTTCGTGCTTTGCGCTTCCATCCAGAGTGCCCCAAACTTTATCAAGAA TATTTCAGAATGGAGCTTATGCATGCTGAAAAacagaggaaggagaagaaagaatttGAACAAGCAAAGATGGACCTG GGGGAATTCAATTACTCTGAAGAAATTCTTAATGGGGAGATGGCTCGCATAGTCTACAGGGATGCTTCTCAGAAAATTAAAG GTGTTGAGTTCCAGCTGGCTGTGCTCTCTATTGCAAAGCTCTTCGATTTTACCCAAGATTTGCAAAAAGAAATCCTTGAAAG TTTGCAGGCCAGATATGCTGATGATCCCCTGACATGGGACTACATGGCCCGccgggagctggagctggggtccctgcagcccacagagcacaccacaaagcagaaaaaagtcTCAGAAATGGCCCAGAGAGAGGAACGGTGCTGTGCAGTCTTTGATGAAGCTGTGGGAACAGTCCCAACAG AGGACATGTGGAAATGCTACATCACTTTTTGCTTAGAGAGATACAACAGAAAAACCAACAGTGAAGAATTAAAGCAAAAG AGGCTGGAGAGGACACTGAGTGTGTTCAGCAAAGCCCATGAGTCCAATTTGCTGTCAGAAGCTCTCTACAAGCAGTGG CTTCAGCTCTTACTGGACTCCAGCCTCTCTGAGAAGGCTGTGGAGGTGGCAGAAGCTGCAACCAGGCAATTCAGCCAGTCCGTGGAAACGTGGCAGATGAGGCTGCGCGTGCTGATCCAGCTGAAGAGTGATGATGTGACCCAGTGCTTTGAAGAAGCCATTAAACATGTGAAATCTAAG GGCACTTTGCCATTGTGGACCCTCTGGGTGGAGTGGAGTGAGAGCACAAACAGCAAGGAAGACACTGAAGCTCTCTACCAG AGATCCTTACGTGCCACAACACCTGCTGAATCTGTGACTATGAAAGAAAGGTACCTTGACTGGACTTACAGAAATAGTGGTTATAAGAAAGTTAAAAGACTCTTTACCAG cctGTGTGAAGATCGTCCATTTTCACTTGACTTCTTCAGGAAGATGATCCAAATAGAAAAGGAGCAA GAATCCTGCAGAATGCTTCATCTGAGAGAATATTATGAACGTGCCTTGAGGGAGTTTGGCTCAACAAATACTG acCTCTGGCTGGATTATATCAAGGAGGAGCTAAGTCATCCCCAAGGCAAACCAGAAAACTGTGGGAGCATTCACTGGCGAGCTATGAAGATGTTGCAGGGAGATCTGGTGGAAGATTTTGTTTCTAAATACACTTTATTACAAACTGGACATTTATGA